In Actinomyces weissii, a genomic segment contains:
- a CDS encoding Ig-like domain-containing protein → MPYLTLRRAAAGMISALSAGAVALALWHPGVVTREVELHDGGVWVTNQNLRTIGHLNYPAHVIDGGLRAASGKFDVSQEASTVFVSDQEDGSYTQVDVAKNVLLAPVQEAASMQLGGNRVGVADPASGSVWVLPAEQQNSFDPAATEPVLQEEKGALLAMGVDGSAHVVSLDTGRMTTIKQAGALQDTFTTALPSLGEQAELQVSAVGDQTVVLDRTSGTLVRGDGSKVQLSGSELQLQQPGPAADEVLVASAEALLRVAADGQVTTVPKRSAGGRPTRPVRLRSCVYSAWSGQGGYLRDCPGEVDDRNEDREDLNRATSAVFRVNRTAIVLNNTEDGGVWLPDENMLKVDNWDQINSELKQDDQKQDDTTRTDQEAPSERREQNTPPDAVDDEFGVRPGRSVSLPVIVNDTDPDGDVLVATPTTQPAWAEVVQVRDGAALQARVRPEATGTSTFTYELSDGGASDTASVTLSVHPWEVNEGPRQLRVSSLILGQGARGTVNVSGDWIDPDGDPAYLESVAFPAGLDVGWRADGTVTVRDLGQGTGVHELTVTYSDGSKTSEGLLRVDVRGAENIAPVANGDHLVVSQGQTAQLDPRLNDTDPNGDSLRVASVSPAPAGLAVALDPDLSIISVTGQTVGTYYLEYNVTDGPAATTGFIRVDVVAQEEGSLPVAQDDVTTLPAGGQALVDVLANDTDPSGGVLVVQSVKVPDGSPLVVALLDHHVLRVTAPSGLTSTQQVSYTVANGAGSVEGQVLVIPAPAVSATEPPVLADDTLVVRVGDVGSVRVLDNDRSPSGLHLSVDDKLQHTLDPATASPFVSDGVVRVRAGDKPGSGTLVYTVHDSAGNIASAQVAVSVVALDEASNTAPHPKDVTGWAVAGQSVRIPVPLTGIDSEGDSVTLVGVASSPRLGTVELEPGGFRYTAGAKSAGTDVFSYTVKDRLGKTATATARVGVAPAATTNQRPVAVPDQVNVRPGKRVSVPVLANDVDPDGDELETVPEMLSATDPSVVVEAKGNSVSLTTPEVEGTFTVQYGITDTRSEPVTGLLTVVVSASAPLLAPVARDDSVAVADAAQAISVEVDVTANDSDPDGDVDADQVTSSDEGVKVSGGTLTVPVRDTAYYVLYTLTDPDGLSSSAVVHVPGSQVSAPEVDTTRTGSLQVKAGESVTIPVNDYVLTRAGHKVQITDAAKVSASLGWDGSSLVKDPTTLVFGAAADYSGPSSVTFEVTDGQDLNDSDGRVATLTLPITVLPAGNQPPTLTPTQVEVAAGDEPVSVDLSKWVTDLDGEDPTSMTYSVEPSLLGASASLSGHTLSVSAEASTAQGPAGQLSITVKDTAGATAIGTAQVQVVASTRERIQVSPVSVTTNAGQAVSVDLGQYASNPFPDTPLHVVGTPVSSDSGTVSVSGTTLSITPPAGTNGTSTVSFRLGDKTNDPAREVEGTVQVTVKDKPAAPTGVTASSAAASTATVSWTAGSANGDPISGFTVFDETQGDSKSCGQVTTCLIEGRRNGVDHTFHVVATNGVGDSPASASATTNIDVVPAAVAALTGTPGDQQATFTWAAPENEGSAISSYTVYLSGPDGVTEKQVTDTSANFTGLRNGAAYTATVTATNKKGSSKVSPASKSVTPYGRPGAVGSLTARAASLGTGGNSDRVNVSWSAADGNGRDIVYYTISWPGGSKRVEAATSTTLESVSTSTSQVVFRITATNDAAAPEAHTSVETSTSTWVVGLPPSPSGSGLEATGQGASIRLQAAAREGNGWSASDLSVQWSVDGSSWQGLSDLSGNGLAVGSAASVSVRACGTKTGSDVCSQPTVVGSVTPFQPPTSPGVSCSPAGVGQVSCSWSGAKNGGIPATLEIDANGSHERIALQESGQRSFNVGEGGTGRLCVNAVRDGHAGAPNGNQCASAVAPSYSRGFGTFQGAQGTCTYGPCNGTRSWRVGVSLSGWPPSSSVTCSGPWAGHQMTTTVTVDGAGNYHGQPRWHGHWEGTLMSNDRNDFSNPPWFTCR, encoded by the coding sequence ATGCCCTACCTGACACTGCGCCGTGCTGCCGCTGGGATGATCAGTGCCTTGTCGGCTGGGGCGGTGGCTCTGGCGCTGTGGCACCCCGGGGTGGTCACCCGGGAGGTCGAGCTGCATGACGGGGGCGTGTGGGTCACCAACCAGAACCTGCGCACGATCGGCCACCTGAACTACCCGGCCCACGTGATCGACGGCGGGCTGCGGGCCGCCTCCGGCAAGTTCGACGTCTCCCAGGAGGCGTCCACCGTCTTCGTCTCCGACCAGGAGGACGGCTCCTACACGCAGGTGGACGTGGCCAAGAACGTCCTGCTGGCCCCGGTGCAGGAAGCCGCCAGCATGCAGCTGGGAGGCAACCGGGTGGGGGTCGCGGACCCGGCCAGCGGCTCCGTGTGGGTGCTGCCAGCCGAGCAGCAGAACAGCTTTGACCCGGCTGCCACCGAGCCGGTGCTCCAGGAGGAGAAGGGCGCCCTGCTGGCCATGGGGGTGGACGGCTCGGCCCACGTCGTCTCCCTGGACACCGGCCGGATGACCACCATCAAACAGGCTGGGGCGCTGCAGGACACCTTCACCACCGCCCTGCCCTCCCTGGGGGAGCAGGCCGAGCTGCAGGTCTCCGCGGTGGGGGACCAGACGGTGGTCCTGGACCGCACCTCCGGCACCCTGGTGCGCGGGGACGGCTCCAAGGTCCAGCTCTCCGGCTCAGAGCTGCAGCTCCAGCAGCCTGGTCCGGCGGCGGACGAGGTGCTGGTGGCCAGCGCGGAGGCCCTGCTGCGGGTGGCCGCCGACGGCCAGGTCACCACAGTGCCCAAGCGCAGCGCCGGGGGACGGCCCACCCGCCCGGTACGGTTGCGCAGCTGCGTCTACTCCGCCTGGAGCGGCCAGGGCGGCTACCTGCGCGACTGCCCGGGGGAGGTGGACGACCGCAACGAGGACCGCGAGGACCTGAACCGGGCCACCTCCGCCGTCTTCCGGGTCAACCGCACCGCGATCGTGCTCAACAACACCGAGGACGGCGGGGTCTGGCTGCCCGACGAGAACATGCTCAAGGTCGACAACTGGGACCAGATCAACTCCGAGCTCAAGCAGGACGACCAGAAGCAGGACGACACCACCCGCACCGACCAGGAGGCGCCCTCGGAGCGGCGCGAGCAGAACACCCCGCCGGACGCCGTCGACGACGAGTTCGGGGTGCGTCCGGGCCGATCCGTGAGCCTGCCCGTGATCGTCAACGACACCGACCCCGACGGCGACGTGCTGGTAGCCACCCCCACCACCCAGCCCGCCTGGGCGGAGGTGGTGCAGGTGCGTGACGGCGCGGCCCTGCAGGCCCGCGTCCGCCCGGAGGCCACCGGCACCAGCACCTTCACCTACGAGCTCTCCGACGGCGGGGCCAGCGACACCGCCAGCGTCACCCTGAGCGTCCACCCCTGGGAGGTCAACGAGGGACCCAGGCAGCTGCGGGTCTCCAGCCTGATCCTGGGCCAGGGGGCGCGGGGTACCGTGAACGTCTCCGGCGACTGGATAGACCCGGACGGCGACCCCGCCTACCTGGAGTCCGTGGCCTTCCCCGCCGGCCTGGACGTGGGCTGGCGCGCTGACGGCACCGTCACGGTCCGCGACCTGGGGCAGGGCACCGGCGTGCACGAGCTCACCGTCACCTACTCTGACGGCTCCAAGACCAGCGAGGGCCTGCTGCGGGTGGACGTGCGCGGCGCGGAGAACATCGCGCCCGTGGCCAACGGCGACCACCTGGTGGTGTCCCAGGGGCAGACGGCGCAGCTGGACCCCCGGCTCAACGACACCGACCCCAACGGGGACTCCCTGCGGGTCGCCTCGGTCTCCCCAGCCCCCGCGGGCCTGGCCGTCGCCCTCGACCCGGACCTGTCCATCATCTCGGTCACCGGGCAGACGGTGGGTACCTACTACCTGGAGTACAACGTCACGGACGGGCCAGCCGCCACCACGGGATTCATCCGGGTGGACGTGGTAGCCCAGGAAGAGGGCAGCCTGCCGGTGGCGCAGGACGACGTCACCACCCTGCCTGCCGGGGGGCAGGCCCTGGTGGACGTGCTGGCCAATGACACCGACCCCAGCGGCGGGGTGCTGGTGGTGCAGTCAGTGAAGGTGCCTGACGGCTCGCCCCTGGTGGTGGCGCTGCTGGACCACCACGTGCTGCGCGTGACCGCCCCGTCCGGACTGACCTCCACCCAGCAGGTGAGCTACACGGTGGCCAACGGCGCGGGCAGCGTGGAGGGGCAGGTGCTGGTGATCCCGGCCCCGGCGGTCTCCGCCACCGAGCCGCCGGTGCTCGCGGACGACACCCTGGTGGTCCGGGTGGGCGACGTCGGCTCGGTGCGGGTGCTGGACAACGACCGCTCACCCTCCGGCCTGCACCTCAGCGTGGACGACAAGCTCCAGCACACCCTGGACCCGGCCACTGCCAGCCCCTTCGTCTCCGACGGCGTGGTGCGGGTGCGGGCCGGTGACAAGCCCGGCAGCGGCACCCTGGTGTACACGGTGCACGACTCCGCCGGGAACATCGCCTCCGCGCAGGTGGCGGTGAGCGTGGTGGCCCTGGACGAGGCCAGCAACACCGCGCCCCACCCCAAGGACGTCACCGGCTGGGCCGTGGCGGGGCAGAGCGTGCGGATCCCGGTGCCCCTGACCGGGATCGACTCCGAGGGCGACTCGGTGACCCTGGTGGGGGTGGCCTCCTCGCCCAGGCTGGGTACGGTGGAGCTGGAGCCAGGCGGGTTCCGCTACACGGCCGGAGCCAAGTCCGCCGGCACGGACGTGTTCTCCTACACGGTCAAGGACCGCCTGGGCAAGACCGCCACCGCCACCGCCCGGGTGGGCGTGGCCCCGGCCGCCACCACCAACCAGCGGCCGGTGGCCGTGCCGGACCAGGTCAACGTCCGCCCAGGCAAACGGGTGAGCGTGCCGGTGCTGGCCAATGACGTGGACCCCGACGGCGACGAGCTGGAGACGGTCCCCGAGATGCTCTCCGCCACCGACCCCAGCGTGGTGGTGGAGGCCAAGGGCAACAGCGTCTCCCTGACCACCCCGGAGGTGGAGGGCACCTTCACGGTGCAGTACGGCATCACTGACACCCGCTCGGAGCCGGTCACCGGCCTGCTGACCGTGGTCGTGTCCGCCTCCGCCCCGCTCCTGGCCCCGGTGGCCCGGGACGACTCGGTGGCGGTGGCCGACGCCGCCCAGGCCATCTCGGTGGAGGTGGACGTGACCGCTAACGACTCCGACCCCGACGGCGACGTCGACGCCGACCAGGTCACCAGCAGCGACGAGGGCGTGAAGGTCTCCGGCGGGACGCTCACGGTCCCGGTGCGGGATACCGCCTACTACGTGCTGTACACGCTCACGGACCCGGACGGACTGTCCTCCTCCGCGGTGGTGCACGTGCCCGGCTCCCAGGTCAGCGCGCCGGAGGTGGACACCACCAGGACCGGCAGCCTGCAGGTCAAGGCGGGTGAGAGCGTGACCATCCCGGTCAACGACTACGTGCTAACGCGGGCGGGGCACAAGGTGCAGATCACCGACGCCGCAAAGGTATCGGCCTCCTTGGGCTGGGACGGCTCCTCGCTGGTCAAGGACCCCACCACCCTGGTGTTCGGGGCGGCCGCGGACTACTCCGGCCCCAGCTCGGTGACCTTTGAGGTCACCGACGGCCAGGACCTGAACGACTCCGACGGGCGGGTAGCCACCCTGACCCTGCCGATCACCGTGCTGCCCGCTGGCAACCAGCCCCCCACGCTCACCCCCACCCAGGTCGAGGTGGCGGCCGGTGACGAGCCCGTCAGCGTGGACCTGAGCAAGTGGGTCACTGACCTGGACGGGGAGGACCCCACCAGCATGACCTACTCGGTGGAGCCCTCCCTGCTGGGGGCCAGCGCCTCCCTGAGCGGGCACACCCTGTCCGTCTCCGCCGAGGCCAGCACCGCGCAGGGGCCTGCGGGCCAGCTGAGCATCACGGTCAAGGACACGGCCGGGGCCACCGCCATCGGCACCGCTCAGGTGCAGGTGGTGGCCTCCACCAGGGAGCGCATCCAGGTCTCGCCGGTGTCCGTGACGACGAACGCGGGGCAGGCCGTGAGCGTGGACCTGGGGCAGTACGCCTCCAACCCCTTCCCGGACACCCCCTTGCACGTGGTGGGCACGCCGGTGTCCTCCGACTCCGGCACGGTGAGCGTCTCCGGCACCACCCTGTCCATCACCCCGCCCGCGGGGACCAACGGCACCAGCACCGTCAGCTTCCGGCTGGGCGACAAGACCAATGACCCGGCCCGGGAGGTGGAGGGCACCGTGCAGGTCACGGTCAAGGACAAGCCGGCGGCCCCCACCGGCGTCACCGCCAGCTCGGCAGCCGCCTCCACCGCCACCGTCTCCTGGACCGCTGGCTCCGCCAACGGCGACCCGATCAGCGGCTTCACGGTCTTTGACGAGACCCAGGGGGACTCCAAGTCCTGCGGGCAGGTCACCACCTGCCTGATCGAGGGCCGCAGGAACGGGGTGGACCACACCTTCCACGTGGTGGCGACCAACGGGGTGGGTGACTCGCCCGCCTCCGCCAGCGCCACCACCAATATCGACGTCGTCCCGGCGGCGGTGGCGGCCCTCACCGGCACGCCCGGGGACCAGCAGGCCACCTTCACCTGGGCGGCCCCGGAGAACGAGGGCTCCGCGATCAGCAGCTACACCGTCTACCTCTCCGGCCCGGACGGGGTCACGGAGAAGCAGGTCACTGACACCTCCGCGAACTTCACCGGGCTCAGGAACGGCGCGGCCTACACAGCCACCGTGACCGCCACCAACAAGAAGGGCTCCTCCAAGGTCTCCCCGGCCTCCAAGTCCGTCACCCCCTACGGGCGTCCTGGGGCCGTGGGCAGCCTGACGGCGCGGGCCGCCTCCCTGGGCACCGGTGGGAACAGCGACCGGGTGAACGTGTCCTGGAGCGCCGCCGACGGAAACGGCCGGGACATCGTGTACTACACCATCAGCTGGCCGGGCGGCTCCAAGCGGGTGGAGGCCGCGACCTCCACCACCCTGGAGTCCGTGAGCACCTCCACCAGCCAGGTGGTCTTCAGGATCACGGCCACCAACGACGCCGCCGCCCCGGAGGCCCACACCTCCGTGGAGACCAGTACCTCCACCTGGGTGGTGGGGCTGCCGCCCTCGCCCAGCGGCAGCGGCCTGGAGGCCACCGGCCAGGGAGCCTCGATCCGGCTGCAGGCCGCGGCACGGGAGGGCAACGGCTGGAGCGCCTCGGACCTGAGCGTGCAGTGGAGCGTGGACGGCAGCAGCTGGCAGGGCCTGAGCGACCTCTCCGGCAACGGCTTGGCCGTCGGCTCGGCAGCCTCCGTGTCGGTGCGGGCCTGCGGCACCAAGACCGGCTCGGACGTGTGCTCCCAGCCCACGGTGGTGGGCTCGGTGACCCCCTTCCAGCCGCCCACCAGCCCCGGCGTCTCCTGCTCCCCAGCGGGCGTGGGGCAGGTCAGCTGCTCCTGGAGCGGCGCCAAGAACGGCGGGATTCCCGCCACGCTGGAGATCGACGCCAACGGCTCCCACGAACGGATCGCCCTGCAGGAATCAGGGCAGCGCAGCTTCAACGTGGGTGAGGGCGGCACCGGCAGGCTGTGCGTGAACGCGGTGCGTGACGGGCACGCGGGGGCCCCGAACGGCAACCAGTGCGCCAGCGCCGTCGCCCCCAGTTACAGCCGTGGCTTCGGCACCTTCCAGGGCGCTCAGGGAACTTGTACCTACGGTCCCTGTAACGGCACCAGGTCGTGGCGCGTGGGGGTCTCCCTGTCTGGCTGGCCGCCCAGCAGCAGCGTCACCTGCTCCGGCCCCTGGGCCGGGCACCAGATGACCACCACCGTGACCGTTGACGGTGCAGGGAACTACCATGGCCAGCCCCGCTGGCACGGGCACTGGGAGGGCACGCTTATGAGCAACGACCGCAATGACTTCAGTAACCCCCCGTGGTTCACCTGCCGGTGA
- a CDS encoding AAA family ATPase, with translation MPMTQENATWFADTFARIVDNVGLALLGKKDIIRLALTTMLAEGHLLLEDAPGTGKTALARALAATVQGTHSRIQFTPDLLPSDITGVTIYDQKTGSWDFHPGPVFASIVLADEINRASPKTQSALLEVMEESKVTVDGVRHEAGRPFMVIATQNPVEQAGTYKLPEAQLDRFLMKTSIGYPEEEAFIEVLAGSAAPDRSKQLGAVIASHAVASMADLAAENHVERSVLAYIAQLARATREFPQTRIGVSTRGAIGMTRAVKVWAAAQGRPYVLPADVKDLAEVVWAHRLVMDPDAEFAGATAQDVVARALAEVPAPQGRA, from the coding sequence ATGCCTATGACACAGGAGAACGCGACCTGGTTCGCCGACACCTTCGCGCGTATTGTTGACAATGTTGGTCTGGCGCTGCTGGGGAAGAAGGACATTATCCGGTTGGCGCTCACCACGATGCTGGCGGAGGGGCACCTGCTGCTGGAGGACGCGCCGGGTACGGGTAAGACGGCGTTGGCGCGGGCGCTGGCGGCCACGGTGCAGGGGACGCACTCGCGTATCCAGTTCACTCCTGACCTGCTGCCTAGTGACATCACGGGTGTGACGATCTATGACCAGAAGACGGGGTCGTGGGACTTCCACCCGGGTCCGGTGTTCGCCTCGATCGTGCTGGCTGACGAGATCAACCGGGCCAGTCCCAAGACGCAGTCGGCGCTGCTGGAGGTGATGGAGGAGTCCAAGGTGACGGTGGACGGGGTGCGTCATGAGGCGGGGCGGCCGTTCATGGTGATCGCGACCCAGAACCCGGTGGAGCAGGCGGGTACCTACAAGCTGCCTGAGGCCCAGCTGGACCGCTTCCTGATGAAGACCTCCATCGGCTACCCCGAGGAGGAGGCCTTCATCGAGGTGCTGGCGGGCTCCGCCGCCCCCGACCGCTCCAAGCAGCTGGGGGCGGTGATCGCCTCCCACGCCGTCGCCTCCATGGCCGACCTGGCGGCGGAGAACCACGTGGAGCGCTCGGTGCTGGCCTATATCGCCCAGCTGGCCCGGGCCACCCGCGAGTTCCCCCAGACCCGCATCGGCGTGTCCACCCGTGGGGCTATCGGCATGACCCGGGCGGTCAAGGTGTGGGCCGCCGCCCAGGGCCGCCCCTACGTCCTCCCTGCTGACGTCAAGGACCTGGCGGAGGTGGTGTGGGCGCACCGTCTGGTCATGGACCCGGACGCCGAGTTCGCGGGCGCCACCGCCCAGGACGTGGTAGCCCGGGCCCTGGCGGAGGTCCCAGCACCGCAGGGCCGCGCCTGA